From the genome of Haloterrigena sp. KLK7, one region includes:
- the arsM gene encoding arsenite methyltransferase: MTGNDTTTDDATDTPRDQRTHVRERYAEVASVDGDCCDASTTDAGCCDDPAADDDTETECCDTSETDSGCCDASNGEFDLEDDPSRALSLGYEPADLEAAPEESNLGLGCGNPVAISNLEAGETVLDLGSGGGFDCFLAAREVGPSGRVIGVDMTPEMLERARENAAEGEFENVEFRLGEIEHLPVADATVDTIVSNCVVNLSPDKGQVFAEAYRVLRPGGTLAISDLVATEPLPREIRENPDAVDACVGGAATVDELEPLLDDAGFVDGSITLEGEWTADLPVASARIEARKPV; this comes from the coding sequence ATGACAGGAAACGATACCACCACCGACGACGCGACCGACACGCCGCGCGATCAGCGAACGCACGTCCGCGAGCGGTACGCCGAGGTCGCGTCCGTCGACGGCGACTGTTGCGACGCCTCGACGACCGACGCCGGCTGCTGTGACGACCCCGCGGCCGACGACGACACCGAAACGGAGTGCTGTGACACCTCGGAAACCGACAGCGGCTGCTGTGACGCTTCGAACGGCGAGTTCGACCTCGAGGACGATCCGTCTCGGGCGCTGTCGCTCGGCTACGAGCCGGCCGACCTCGAGGCCGCCCCCGAGGAGTCGAACCTCGGGCTCGGCTGTGGCAATCCCGTTGCGATCTCGAACCTCGAGGCCGGCGAGACGGTCCTCGATCTCGGCTCCGGGGGCGGGTTCGACTGCTTCCTCGCGGCTCGCGAGGTGGGCCCCTCGGGACGAGTCATCGGCGTCGATATGACGCCGGAGATGCTCGAGCGCGCTCGCGAGAACGCGGCCGAGGGCGAGTTCGAGAACGTCGAGTTCCGACTGGGCGAGATCGAACACCTTCCAGTCGCCGACGCGACCGTCGATACGATCGTCTCGAACTGCGTCGTCAACCTCTCGCCGGACAAGGGCCAGGTGTTCGCGGAGGCGTACAGAGTCCTTCGGCCCGGCGGCACGCTCGCGATTTCGGACCTCGTCGCGACCGAGCCGCTACCGCGAGAGATCCGCGAGAATCCCGACGCCGTCGACGCCTGCGTCGGCGGGGCCGCGACGGTCGACGAACTGGAACCGCTGCTCGACGACGCCGGCTTCGTCGACGGCTCCATCACCCTCGAGGGCGAGTGGACCGCGGACCTGCCGGTCGCGTCCGCTCGGATCGAAGCGAGAAAACCCGTCTGA
- a CDS encoding helix-turn-helix domain-containing protein codes for MTGFRATVVVEDPGDCPIADVSATADEPITSVTRSRATTDGTVVEEFGIAAGAETESVDDGTATELTPVQANEREEIYRFERDGDADCACEIVEGTGTPVSSVSARDGALRLTFRTLELTEIADIVDDLRDRFESVLVEELTQDHDDETTDPVLVDRDLLTTRQREILETAHEMGYFDYPKGSNATDVAEELGIARSTFTEHLAAAQTKLLDALLEK; via the coding sequence ATGACCGGGTTTCGAGCCACAGTCGTCGTCGAGGACCCCGGGGACTGCCCGATCGCGGACGTCTCGGCGACCGCCGACGAACCGATCACCTCCGTGACGCGGTCGCGCGCGACGACCGACGGGACGGTCGTCGAGGAGTTCGGTATCGCCGCCGGCGCGGAGACCGAGTCGGTCGACGACGGGACCGCGACCGAACTGACTCCCGTTCAGGCGAACGAACGCGAGGAAATCTATCGGTTCGAACGCGACGGCGACGCCGACTGCGCGTGCGAGATCGTCGAAGGGACCGGGACGCCGGTCTCCTCGGTCAGCGCACGGGACGGCGCGCTCCGATTAACGTTTCGCACCCTCGAGTTGACGGAGATCGCCGACATCGTCGACGACCTTCGGGATCGATTCGAGAGCGTCCTCGTCGAAGAGCTCACGCAGGACCACGACGACGAGACGACGGATCCGGTCCTCGTCGACCGCGACCTGCTCACGACGCGCCAGCGCGAGATCCTCGAGACGGCCCACGAGATGGGGTATTTCGACTATCCGAAGGGTTCGAACGCGACGGACGTCGCCGAGGAACTGGGGATCGCTCGGTCGACGTTCACCGAACATCTGGCCGCCGCCCAGACGAAACTGCTCGACGCGCTGCTCGAAAAATAA
- a CDS encoding putative sulfate/molybdate transporter, whose protein sequence is MAYSFRSGADSVLEFSTSELTGALGDSVTVLPLLVALAATTSVSLPHVLVGFGVFQIVWGLHYGMPLSVEPMKALIGLAIVGALSYSELAAAGLVAGGALLLVGRLGLVGRLQRVVGEPVIRGVQFAVALLLLEAAVDLSAGNLPVAIGGIAVVGLLSLVGYRQASVLVVLGLGALAAVAATGLPTPRVPALAVFPAGAPTLSTAALEGTVAQLGMTVGNAAIATALLCGDLYDRDVSPDALSTSMGVTCLAAIPLGGVPMCHGSGGLAGKYAFGARTGGANVLLGIGYLALALVATGALLAAFPLAVLGVLLVVVSLELARAAFEPVSGRRSLAFVLGVGVAGLAVNVGVAFVLGGVLFWALSEAE, encoded by the coding sequence ATGGCGTACTCGTTCAGGTCTGGGGCCGACTCCGTACTCGAGTTCTCGACGAGCGAGCTGACAGGCGCGCTAGGGGATTCGGTTACGGTGTTGCCACTGCTGGTCGCCCTCGCGGCAACGACGAGCGTCTCCCTGCCCCACGTACTGGTCGGCTTCGGCGTCTTCCAGATCGTCTGGGGCCTCCACTACGGGATGCCGCTGTCGGTCGAGCCGATGAAGGCCCTGATCGGGCTGGCGATCGTCGGCGCGCTCTCCTATTCGGAACTCGCCGCCGCCGGCCTCGTCGCGGGCGGCGCGTTACTGCTCGTGGGACGGCTCGGACTCGTCGGCCGACTCCAGCGGGTCGTCGGCGAACCCGTGATTCGCGGCGTCCAGTTCGCCGTCGCCTTGCTCCTGCTCGAGGCGGCCGTCGATCTCTCGGCGGGAAACCTCCCGGTCGCGATAGGCGGGATAGCCGTCGTCGGCCTGTTATCGCTGGTCGGCTACCGGCAAGCCAGCGTCCTGGTCGTTCTCGGACTCGGCGCCCTCGCCGCCGTCGCGGCGACGGGGCTCCCGACGCCGCGGGTGCCCGCGCTCGCCGTCTTCCCGGCGGGCGCGCCGACGCTGTCGACCGCCGCACTCGAGGGGACCGTCGCACAGTTGGGGATGACCGTCGGGAACGCGGCGATCGCGACCGCGCTGCTCTGTGGCGACCTCTACGACCGCGATGTTTCGCCAGACGCGCTCTCGACGAGCATGGGCGTGACCTGCCTCGCGGCGATTCCGCTGGGCGGCGTGCCGATGTGCCACGGCAGCGGCGGGCTCGCGGGGAAGTACGCCTTCGGCGCTCGCACCGGGGGTGCGAACGTCCTGCTCGGGATCGGCTACCTCGCGCTGGCGCTCGTGGCCACCGGCGCGCTGCTGGCCGCGTTCCCGCTGGCAGTACTCGGCGTGTTGCTCGTCGTCGTCTCGCTCGAGTTGGCTCGGGCGGCGTTCGAACCGGTCTCCGGCCGCCGCTCGCTCGCGTTCGTGCTGGGCGTCGGCGTCGCGGGCCTCGCCGTCAACGTCGGCGTCGCGTTCGTCCTCGGGGGCGTTCTGTTCTGGGCGCTCTCTGAAGCGGAGTAG
- a CDS encoding Coenzyme F420 hydrogenase/dehydrogenase, beta subunit C-terminal domain: protein MSADNQPSVPEPNSRAEPKGVGGDPRELNDDVTEPPGKIWFRDLDEAVIEADRCIQCASCVAACPSDSIGIDEEEQRPTLVKMCTGCSRCWDFCPRSGLRYERHLELTAEERALDDPETYAARASGDAAAAGQDGGAVTALLAELIESGELDGAVVARESDADPLRGEPFLATSREDLLEAGGSIYNQTMGLGRIDDLLADEGLDPAETDLALVGPPCVIQGATALDRYDHEPADPIALTVALMCTRSFEHGRLVSHLERFDVDPERVDKLDIAEGVLRASDDDGETLLEADVDEFGAAGLRGCEECADFVGAAADISAGNVGTEDRETTVVVRTETGRAAWTAAADGLEVTEIDRPETLERLADWNRRRAESTLPREYDPEESIGITYEDHREAYDGTDREPQPLNPARVHQYEEWC, encoded by the coding sequence ATGTCCGCGGACAACCAGCCGTCGGTGCCCGAGCCGAACTCCCGAGCCGAGCCGAAGGGCGTCGGTGGAGATCCGCGCGAACTGAACGACGACGTGACGGAGCCGCCGGGGAAGATCTGGTTCCGCGACTTAGACGAGGCGGTGATCGAGGCCGATCGCTGTATCCAGTGTGCCTCCTGTGTCGCGGCCTGTCCCTCCGACTCGATCGGGATCGACGAGGAGGAACAGCGACCGACGCTGGTCAAGATGTGCACCGGCTGTTCGCGCTGCTGGGACTTCTGTCCCCGCAGCGGCCTCCGCTACGAGCGCCACCTCGAGCTGACCGCCGAGGAGCGCGCCCTCGACGACCCCGAGACGTACGCCGCGCGAGCGAGCGGCGACGCCGCGGCGGCCGGGCAGGACGGCGGCGCCGTAACGGCCCTGCTGGCCGAACTGATCGAATCCGGCGAACTCGACGGCGCCGTCGTCGCCAGGGAGAGCGACGCGGACCCGCTGCGCGGCGAGCCCTTCCTCGCGACCTCCCGCGAGGACCTGCTCGAGGCCGGCGGCAGCATCTACAATCAGACGATGGGACTCGGCCGAATCGACGACCTGCTGGCCGACGAGGGGCTCGATCCGGCCGAGACGGACCTCGCGCTCGTCGGCCCGCCCTGCGTGATTCAGGGTGCGACCGCGCTCGACCGGTACGACCACGAGCCGGCCGACCCGATCGCGCTGACGGTCGCGCTGATGTGTACGCGTAGCTTCGAGCACGGGCGGCTGGTCTCTCACCTCGAGCGCTTCGACGTCGACCCCGAACGGGTCGACAAACTCGATATCGCCGAGGGCGTGCTCCGCGCCTCCGACGACGACGGGGAGACGCTGCTCGAGGCCGACGTCGACGAGTTCGGCGCCGCGGGCCTGCGCGGCTGTGAGGAGTGTGCGGACTTCGTCGGCGCCGCGGCAGACATCAGCGCCGGCAACGTCGGAACGGAAGACCGCGAAACGACGGTCGTCGTCCGCACAGAGACCGGTCGAGCGGCCTGGACGGCGGCGGCCGACGGCCTCGAGGTGACCGAAATCGACCGGCCGGAGACGCTCGAGCGACTCGCCGACTGGAATCGGCGCCGCGCGGAGTCGACCCTCCCGCGGGAGTACGATCCCGAGGAATCGATCGGTATCACCTACGAGGACCACCGCGAGGCCTACGACGGCACCGATCGGGAGCCACAGCCGCTGAACCCGGCTCGAGTCCACCAGTACGAGGAGTGGTGTTGA
- the sepF gene encoding cell division protein SepF → MGLMSKILGGGQSRTAEDYVELDLDDASASSAEAAMQVHIAEVNDQADAIDIKDAVYDGDIVIADITRLRTSDSTVEHIVDELRQVAQEVDGDIVRKGDDQIIITPTGVHISREKLGQRA, encoded by the coding sequence ATGGGACTTATGAGCAAAATCCTCGGCGGCGGCCAGTCTCGAACGGCCGAGGACTACGTCGAACTGGATCTCGACGACGCGTCGGCGAGTTCGGCCGAAGCGGCCATGCAGGTACACATCGCCGAAGTCAACGACCAGGCCGACGCGATCGACATCAAAGACGCCGTCTACGACGGCGACATCGTCATCGCCGACATCACGCGTCTGCGGACCTCGGACAGCACCGTCGAACACATCGTCGACGAACTCCGGCAGGTCGCCCAGGAGGTCGACGGCGACATCGTCCGGAAGGGCGACGATCAGATCATCATCACGCCGACCGGCGTCCACATCAGCCGCGAGAAACTGGGCCAGCGGGCCTGA
- a CDS encoding guanosine monophosphate reductase, translating to MNDLRTGLSYGDVLLVPNRSPVDSRSDVDLSTNLTPSVELETPLVSAAMDTVTEAELAIALSRAGGFGVLHRFLTPAEQAEQVERVNDADERVGAAVGIDEDYVGRSAALVEAGVDALVVDVAHGHMERTIEAVERLREEFPETDLVAGNVATPEGVEDLAAAGADCVKVGIGPGSHCTTRKVAGAGVPQLTAVDDCAEAAEALEVTVCADGGIRTSGDAVKALMAGADTVMMGSLFAGTEEAPGAVVEVDGTRYKRSRGMATTTAAEKRDDKEEDVRADEGVEALTPYKGPVADVVEEFCAGIQSGLSYCGGHTIPDAREKAEFIRVAASAKEREGYHSDHDWEGVNVDSTAKAGGGSGSEDGSANATAEGDD from the coding sequence ATGAACGATCTTCGCACCGGACTGAGTTACGGGGACGTCCTCCTCGTTCCGAACCGCTCGCCAGTCGACAGCCGCAGCGACGTGGATCTCTCGACGAACCTCACGCCCTCCGTCGAACTCGAGACGCCGCTGGTGTCGGCCGCGATGGACACCGTCACGGAGGCCGAACTGGCGATCGCGCTCTCGCGCGCCGGCGGGTTCGGCGTCCTCCACCGATTCCTCACGCCGGCGGAACAGGCCGAGCAGGTCGAACGCGTGAACGACGCCGACGAGCGAGTGGGCGCCGCCGTCGGAATCGACGAGGACTACGTCGGTCGCAGCGCCGCGCTGGTCGAGGCCGGCGTCGACGCGCTCGTCGTCGACGTCGCCCACGGCCACATGGAACGGACCATCGAGGCCGTCGAACGGCTTCGCGAGGAGTTCCCCGAGACGGATCTCGTCGCGGGCAACGTCGCGACGCCCGAGGGCGTCGAGGACCTCGCGGCCGCCGGCGCCGACTGCGTGAAGGTCGGTATCGGGCCCGGCTCCCACTGCACCACGCGAAAGGTCGCCGGCGCCGGCGTCCCGCAGCTGACCGCCGTCGACGACTGCGCGGAGGCGGCCGAGGCCCTCGAGGTCACCGTCTGCGCCGACGGCGGCATCCGGACGTCCGGCGACGCGGTGAAGGCGCTGATGGCCGGCGCCGACACCGTGATGATGGGCAGCCTCTTCGCTGGCACCGAGGAGGCGCCCGGCGCGGTCGTCGAGGTCGACGGCACGCGGTACAAGCGCTCCCGCGGGATGGCGACGACGACCGCCGCGGAGAAGCGCGACGACAAGGAGGAGGACGTCCGGGCCGACGAGGGCGTCGAGGCGCTGACCCCCTACAAGGGACCGGTCGCCGACGTCGTCGAGGAGTTCTGTGCCGGCATCCAGTCCGGGCTCTCATACTGCGGCGGCCACACGATCCCCGACGCCCGCGAGAAGGCCGAGTTCATCCGCGTCGCGGCCAGCGCGAAGGAGCGCGAGGGCTACCACTCGGATCACGACTGGGAGGGCGTCAACGTCGACAGCACGGCGAAGGCCGGCGGCGGTTCGGGGTCCGAGGACGGGAGCGCGAACGCGACCGCGGAAGGCGACGACTGA
- a CDS encoding rhodanese-like domain-containing protein, with amino-acid sequence MSDAPRVVSPSWLEAHRESVTVVDVREQRDYEELGRVPGAVNVPAEAFRDPSSVAEGKLPGAEAFADRMSEAGIECGDAVVAVDDERGVDAARFLLTAAVYGHEGDLYLLDGGLEAWLEETEADLETTDSESESKAGSEPTPPTTYEAVRRDDAPIVDREGVESAVEGDAVVVDTRTAAEYDQSHIPGAVQLGWETLLEDDTGRLKPEDELEALLADRGIEPDERIVLYCNTARRLSHTYVVLRHLGYEAVEFYEGSLTDWVRAEAPEWDPVDLKRQVRAYADAGGFDAMVEELGEDVLGRLKLIGLYHQKQRGYFMLRTRAPGGILTAEQARVIGEVADEFARAPEAYGGPDQNPVFGDGYLDATTRQDIQMHWIRIEDIDEIWDRYEAVGLETMQACGNSVRNVVGCPAAGIDSGETIDVRPTVERVSERFLGDHHYANLPRKFKVSVTGCHEDCARSGIQDLGLTPAVKDGKDGFAARVGGGLSDGPRVASDIDLFVEPEQVDDLVAAMADLFMDRGSYLDTAVNRLRFLVEELGPERFREELESYADFAFESPDEALTTDYRGDHVGVHEQDDGRSYVGLNVPTGRLGGDELAELARLADDLGDGELRLTPNQNVLVPHLADDALEAFLDRPVVERYSPDPGPFTRGIVTCTGREFCNYGIIETKNRAIRWARELDDWAEETGIADDHDAIRVHMSGCSASCAQPQLGDFGLRGEVYRDDYESGRAADLGLGGDLGSDEFIDWLVGKIPIDDVPGVIRETMLAYERDREDGESFADWTDRKSDAELRELVAGRPTTEPPAIGTEVS; translated from the coding sequence GTGAGCGACGCGCCGCGCGTCGTCTCGCCGTCGTGGCTCGAGGCCCACCGTGAGTCGGTGACGGTCGTCGACGTCCGCGAGCAGCGCGATTACGAGGAACTGGGACGCGTTCCGGGCGCGGTCAACGTCCCAGCCGAGGCGTTCCGCGACCCGAGTAGCGTAGCCGAGGGGAAACTCCCCGGTGCGGAGGCCTTCGCCGACCGCATGAGCGAGGCGGGGATCGAGTGCGGTGACGCCGTCGTCGCCGTCGACGACGAGCGCGGTGTCGACGCGGCCCGGTTCCTGCTGACCGCCGCCGTCTACGGCCACGAGGGGGATCTCTACCTGCTCGACGGCGGTCTCGAGGCGTGGCTCGAGGAGACCGAAGCCGACCTCGAGACGACCGACTCCGAATCGGAATCGAAGGCGGGGTCGGAGCCGACGCCGCCGACGACGTACGAGGCCGTCAGACGGGACGACGCACCGATCGTCGACCGCGAGGGCGTCGAATCGGCCGTCGAGGGCGACGCCGTCGTCGTCGACACCCGGACGGCGGCCGAGTACGACCAGTCACACATCCCGGGTGCGGTGCAACTCGGCTGGGAGACCCTGCTCGAGGACGACACCGGCCGACTGAAGCCCGAGGACGAACTCGAGGCGTTGCTCGCCGATCGGGGCATCGAGCCGGACGAACGGATCGTCCTCTACTGTAACACCGCGCGCAGGCTGAGCCACACCTACGTCGTCCTCCGCCATCTCGGCTACGAGGCCGTCGAGTTCTACGAGGGGAGTCTGACCGACTGGGTGCGCGCGGAGGCCCCCGAGTGGGACCCCGTCGACCTCAAGCGGCAGGTCCGCGCCTACGCCGACGCGGGCGGATTCGATGCGATGGTCGAGGAGCTCGGCGAGGACGTCCTCGGCCGGCTGAAGCTGATCGGCCTCTACCACCAGAAACAGCGGGGCTACTTCATGCTCCGCACGCGGGCGCCCGGCGGGATCCTCACCGCCGAACAGGCCCGCGTGATCGGCGAGGTCGCCGACGAGTTCGCCCGCGCGCCCGAGGCGTACGGCGGGCCGGATCAGAACCCCGTCTTCGGGGACGGCTATCTCGACGCGACCACGCGACAGGACATCCAGATGCACTGGATTCGGATCGAAGACATCGACGAGATCTGGGACCGCTACGAGGCGGTCGGCCTCGAGACGATGCAGGCCTGTGGCAACTCGGTGCGCAACGTCGTCGGCTGTCCCGCCGCGGGGATCGATTCCGGCGAGACGATCGACGTCCGGCCGACCGTCGAGCGCGTCAGCGAGCGGTTCTTGGGGGACCACCACTACGCTAACCTCCCGCGGAAGTTCAAGGTCAGCGTCACCGGCTGTCACGAGGACTGCGCCCGATCGGGAATCCAGGATCTGGGGCTGACACCGGCCGTGAAAGACGGCAAGGACGGTTTCGCCGCCCGCGTCGGTGGCGGCCTTTCGGACGGGCCGCGCGTCGCCAGCGACATCGATCTCTTCGTCGAACCCGAGCAGGTCGACGACCTCGTGGCCGCGATGGCCGACCTGTTCATGGACCGAGGTAGCTACCTCGACACCGCCGTCAACCGCCTGCGCTTCCTCGTCGAGGAGCTCGGCCCCGAGCGATTCAGGGAGGAACTCGAGTCCTACGCCGACTTCGCGTTCGAGTCGCCCGACGAGGCGCTGACGACCGACTATCGGGGCGACCACGTCGGCGTCCACGAGCAGGACGACGGCCGCTCCTACGTGGGACTGAACGTCCCGACGGGTCGACTGGGCGGCGACGAGTTGGCGGAACTGGCGCGACTCGCCGACGACCTCGGCGACGGCGAACTCCGGCTGACGCCCAACCAGAACGTGCTCGTCCCCCACCTCGCGGACGACGCGCTCGAGGCGTTTCTCGACCGGCCGGTCGTCGAGCGCTACAGCCCCGATCCCGGTCCCTTCACGCGCGGAATCGTCACCTGCACGGGACGGGAGTTCTGCAACTACGGGATCATCGAGACGAAGAACCGCGCGATCAGGTGGGCCCGCGAGCTCGACGACTGGGCCGAGGAGACCGGTATCGCGGACGACCACGACGCGATCCGCGTTCATATGTCCGGTTGTTCGGCCTCCTGCGCCCAGCCCCAACTCGGCGACTTCGGCCTCCGCGGCGAGGTGTATCGGGACGACTACGAGTCCGGCCGCGCGGCCGACCTCGGGCTGGGCGGCGACCTCGGGAGCGACGAGTTCATCGACTGGTTGGTCGGCAAGATCCCGATCGACGACGTTCCGGGCGTGATCCGGGAGACGATGCTCGCCTACGAGCGCGACCGCGAGGACGGCGAATCGTTCGCCGACTGGACCGACCGAAAGTCCGACGCGGAACTGCGCGAGCTCGTCGCGGGGCGTCCGACGACCGAGCCGCCCGCGATCGGCACGGAGGTGAGCTGA
- the citZ gene encoding citrate synthase: MADDLKKGLEGVLVAESGLSSIDGDAGRLIYRGYSIEDLARGASYEEVLYLLWHGELPTADELEEFSAALSEERTVHDDVLDAMERLAAADERPMAALRTAVSMFSAYEPENDAEPEDLEATMRKGRRITAKIPTALAAFERYRLGEEPVDPHPDLGLAANFLYMLTDEVPSDVHAETFDQALILHADHGLNASTFTSMVIGSTMADIYSAVTGGVSALSGPLHGGANQDVMEVLMEIDESNKDPLEWVEEATDEGRRIPGFGHRVYNVKDPRAKILQERSKELAESGDSKWYDITTTIEEYLSQEKGLAEKGIAPNVDFYSGSVYYQLGIPIDMYTPIFAMSRAGGWVGHVLEYQEDNRLIRPLSRYTGPEDQEFVPVEER; the protein is encoded by the coding sequence ATGGCTGACGATCTCAAGAAAGGACTGGAGGGAGTCCTTGTCGCAGAGTCAGGACTCAGCTCGATCGATGGCGACGCCGGTCGACTGATCTATCGAGGGTACTCGATCGAGGATCTCGCTCGCGGCGCGAGCTACGAGGAAGTCCTCTATCTCCTCTGGCACGGCGAACTCCCGACCGCCGACGAACTCGAGGAGTTCTCCGCAGCGCTCTCCGAGGAGCGGACGGTTCACGACGACGTCCTCGATGCCATGGAGCGGCTCGCGGCGGCCGACGAGCGGCCGATGGCGGCGCTCCGGACCGCGGTTTCGATGTTCTCGGCCTACGAGCCCGAGAACGACGCCGAGCCCGAGGATCTCGAGGCGACGATGCGCAAGGGGCGGCGCATCACCGCCAAGATCCCGACCGCGCTGGCGGCCTTCGAGCGCTACCGTCTCGGCGAGGAACCCGTCGACCCCCATCCCGACCTGGGGCTGGCGGCGAACTTCCTGTACATGCTGACTGACGAGGTGCCCAGCGACGTCCACGCCGAAACCTTCGACCAGGCGCTGATCCTGCACGCGGACCACGGCCTGAACGCCTCGACGTTTACGTCGATGGTGATCGGCTCGACGATGGCCGACATCTACAGCGCCGTGACCGGCGGTGTCAGCGCCCTCTCCGGCCCGCTCCACGGCGGCGCTAATCAGGACGTCATGGAAGTGCTGATGGAGATCGACGAGAGCAACAAGGACCCCCTCGAGTGGGTCGAGGAAGCCACCGACGAGGGTCGACGCATCCCCGGCTTCGGCCACCGCGTCTACAACGTCAAGGACCCCCGCGCGAAGATCCTGCAAGAGCGCAGCAAGGAACTCGCCGAGAGCGGCGACTCGAAGTGGTACGACATCACCACCACGATCGAGGAGTACCTCTCCCAGGAGAAGGGACTGGCCGAGAAGGGAATCGCCCCGAACGTCGACTTCTACTCCGGATCCGTCTACTACCAGCTGGGGATCCCGATCGATATGTACACGCCCATCTTCGCGATGAGCCGCGCCGGCGGCTGGGTCGGTCACGTCCTCGAGTACCAGGAGGACAACCGCCTCATCCGCCCGCTCTCGCGATACACCGGTCCCGAGGATCAGGAGTTCGTCCCGGTCGAAGAGCGGTAA
- a CDS encoding metalloregulator ArsR/SmtB family transcription factor: MSSDDDAIEAACRSLEAVCDDVEETVDALTEQRPAEDRVATQAAVFGALANEHRVRILEALRDGELCACELQVVLEAPQSTVATHLRRLREAGLIKGRKKGKWTYYRIADTAALELLDIGAAVDVPETD, translated from the coding sequence ATGAGTTCGGACGATGACGCGATCGAGGCGGCCTGCCGGAGCCTCGAGGCCGTATGCGACGACGTCGAGGAGACCGTTGACGCCTTGACGGAGCAGCGGCCGGCCGAAGACAGGGTCGCGACGCAAGCGGCGGTGTTCGGCGCGCTCGCGAACGAACACCGAGTACGGATCCTCGAGGCGCTCCGGGACGGCGAGCTGTGCGCCTGCGAACTGCAGGTCGTCCTCGAGGCGCCCCAGTCGACGGTCGCGACCCACCTCCGGCGGCTCCGGGAAGCGGGGCTGATCAAGGGCCGGAAGAAGGGGAAGTGGACCTACTACCGGATCGCCGACACGGCGGCGCTCGAGTTGCTCGATATCGGCGCCGCCGTCGACGTTCCAGAGACCGACTGA
- a CDS encoding DUF1028 domain-containing protein, translating to MTFSICAHETYETPDGDSHHRFGVAVTTRLPGVGTLCPFVSDRGAVATQSLVNVELGERGLAYVEDGLAIEDALEALLNADDGAPHRQLHGVDREGSFAFTGAECVEQSGHLERDEFTVAGNMLTGEDVLEALLNADDGAPHRQLHGVDREGSFAFTGAECVEQSGHLERDEFTVAGNMLTGEDVLEAAAANYAANAVHETTDPATGPNAVRADAETDPFAKRLIDALAAGDIEGGDKREGLSVQSAAVAVETTERHEWEPSYNDLRIDASETPIADLRETYDLAMAGYEATLERYSDAVEADSLESVEDEEP from the coding sequence GTGACCTTCAGCATCTGCGCTCACGAGACCTACGAGACTCCGGACGGCGACAGCCACCACCGATTCGGCGTCGCCGTGACCACCCGTCTCCCCGGCGTCGGTACGCTCTGTCCGTTCGTCAGCGACCGCGGCGCCGTCGCGACCCAGAGTCTGGTCAACGTCGAACTCGGCGAGCGCGGGCTCGCGTACGTCGAGGACGGGCTCGCGATCGAGGACGCCCTCGAGGCGCTGCTCAACGCCGACGACGGGGCGCCACACCGCCAGCTCCACGGCGTCGACCGCGAGGGATCGTTCGCCTTCACGGGCGCGGAGTGTGTCGAGCAGTCGGGCCACCTCGAGCGCGACGAGTTCACCGTCGCCGGCAACATGCTGACCGGCGAGGACGTCCTCGAGGCGCTGCTCAACGCCGACGACGGGGCGCCACACCGCCAGCTCCACGGCGTCGACCGCGAGGGATCGTTCGCCTTCACGGGCGCGGAGTGTGTCGAGCAGTCGGGCCACCTCGAGCGCGACGAGTTCACCGTCGCCGGCAACATGCTGACCGGCGAGGACGTCCTCGAGGCGGCCGCGGCCAACTACGCGGCTAACGCCGTCCACGAGACGACCGATCCCGCGACGGGACCGAACGCGGTGCGAGCGGACGCGGAAACCGACCCGTTCGCGAAGCGACTGATCGACGCTCTCGCGGCGGGCGACATCGAGGGCGGCGACAAGCGCGAGGGATTGTCGGTCCAGAGCGCGGCGGTCGCCGTCGAGACGACCGAACGCCACGAGTGGGAACCGTCGTACAACGACCTGCGGATCGACGCGAGCGAGACGCCTATCGCCGACCTGCGCGAGACGTACGACCTCGCGATGGCCGGCTACGAAGCCACGTTAGAACGGTACAGCGACGCCGTCGAGGCGGACTCGCTCGAGTCCGTCGAAGACGAGGAGCCCTGA